Below is a genomic region from Triticum urartu cultivar G1812 unplaced genomic scaffold, Tu2.1 TuUngrouped_contig_6889, whole genome shotgun sequence.
CAAACTGTGTTttattaaataattattcaagaatattagtgttattaaataattattttactaaataattatttcaggacattagtaccgaccctttagtcccggttcaggaacatggactaaaggcccttacaaaccgggacaacaggcccttttttcTACCAGTGTGTGTTGAGTTATTGCTTGAAGCAAGAGGCCATATATTTTCGCCTAGTTTTCTTGCGGATTGATATGACCTTATGCCATTAATTTAAAAGAAAGTTCCCTGAAAATTTAAAAGAAAGTTGGCTTTCTTGTACTGCTTGCACATTGAAGCCTAAGACTAGTCACAATGGGttgtaacttagactagtaacatgcatatgttactagtctatgttactatctttatagtggggagtaacatatacttcttccgtttctttttactccgcatataagatttggtcaaagtcaaactatacaaagtttgaccaaatttatataaaaaaatataaacatctacaatactaaaactatatagtatgaaaatacgtttcatggtgcatctgataatactgattttatattgtgaatgtttatattttttaatataaagttcgtcaaactctacaaagcttgactttgactaaatcttatatgcggactaaaaaaaacgaagggagtatgtggtgtcatgcaacacttcatttattaggttgtaGACTCGTCTTGTCTTGAGATGTGTGATGTTATGTTACCACATGCACCTCATTCctcattaattacttgccacatTATTTGTTTTGTCTGAAGATATGTGATGTTATCATCTATATTACTACCACTATGGATAGTCTAAAAATGTACTGGAGGAGACGGTAGATGTGGCAGAGGTGGATAGAGTTTTTGAGCAGGTTGTTTGCCAATAGTTGAGCATTGCTTTCAATGCCTAAACAGTTTTCGGGGAGCCAGTGGAGCAATTGGCTACGCAATCTCGAGCGATTGACAGtggtatatatgcatgatatTTTACATCTAACATTCAGTAACGTTGTTTTCGAAAGCGGTTGGCTCGTCAATCTTGAGCTATGGCACTGGTACTTTTGTGAGCGTGACAATACAATACGTATTCTTACGGACTCTCCACGGCACCTACCGTACGTACGTTAACAGCTTATTGGGCTGGTGGTACTTGGCACTATGATCTGGAGCTTTCATACTTTTGCGTGTGTCCTTCTTGTGTCATCTTTTTTTCAAGAAGCTTTCAATCTATTCGTTCTAAATTATCACAGTACAAAGAATATCAAAAAATTACAACCATTTTCATGGATCATCTAGTAACGACGACTACAAGCATTGAAACAAGTCGATGCACGCCGCCGTCATCACCCCTTCTTCACCGAAGCCAGACAAACCTTTTGTAGTACAAAATCAGAAAGTCGTCGTTCTATGGCTCCATATGACCAGCGCACCAGAGCAGCAACCATCGCCGATGAAAAAAGGCGTAGATTGAAAGGATTAAACCTATAAACACCCAAACTAAGACAAATGAAGACCGGGTCTAAAAAGATCCACCAAAGACCAGCATAGACCGAACCCCGCAAGATTCGACGGAggcacacctccacacgccctccGACGAACGTAGACCCACCATCAGGACGAGGATAGAACACGGGAGACATAATTCCTACTGAGGGATATAGCCGCAGGCACACAACCCCAACCAAGTCGCTTAACCTAACAAGAACGAGAACATGTGTCATCCTGGGAAAGCCTGGGATTTTCCTGTGGGGGAGGAAAGAGAGTGCTGGCTAACGCCTTCCTGTGTCATCGTGCAACATAGCTTCATCCTTCTAGCACAAGCTGGTATGTTTTTTTTTGTATGTACATTTCAAGTGTCTCTTATAAAACAATCTTGTAATTTGTGTCACTGTGCTAGACCTACAAAGAAATACAAAATTCTATTTAACCTTCCAAATTAATACTCTCTCTCCCCCTGATTTTAAGTGAGGTGGGCCCAAACTTCCTAACTCATACTCTCTCTCCCCCGTGATTTTACGCGGGGTGGGCGTCCTCATCCCCCTATTTCCAATCACAATCCTTCACATCAGTTTGGACATAAATTTTTTAAGTAAGCCTTTATAGATGTAGCATTACTCATTTAGCCGAGACATATATTCATTACTGTAAAAACATTCGCCTTgttatttgaattttttttttcttttcatgGAGACAAATCTATATTTTTATGGATGCAATCCTCTAGTCCGTGGAAATAGTATCATAATGATTTGGAAGCAAACTATATATCAATGGAAGCAAGGCATCTACAAAAGCACATTCTGATTTCTTTGGATTCGGATTCCAAATTCCATGGAAGCAAATGCTCATTTCTTGGGATGCAAACTCCTATTTATTCGGATGCAGATACCAGATTCCTTGGAAGAATTtccattttattttgttttaaaGAGTCTATAACAATGGTAAAAAAATGTTTGATGGAAGCAAGAAATTGTAATGTTGGAATAAGGCGCCTGCATTGTGCTTGGATGGCGCAAAATAAATTGTCACGTTGGATCAAATCTCAACAAATCTCAACAATCTCCAGTTGATATGAATTGGTAGCCAGTAGAAGCAAAATGAAATGGTATGACTTACTGTTACTAGACCTTTGTGTACTTCCTATCTTGAAAACTGACCCATAGCATGCATCCGATGTGCACACGGTTTGCCAGATGCACCATTTTCCCTATGCAGATTTCGAAACACGAAGGAAGCAGTAAGAAGGCAATTAGTGCTATTGACGTGATTTTCTGGAATCGCGCTTCACATGCCACAAGCAGCTGTTGCACTTGAATTCCGACCCGAAAAGTCACCATGAGCGAACGCAAGAAAACAGTTAGACTATTCACAGACTCACAGCGGGAAATAACCTGTAACATgaatatgttactagtctatgttaccaCTTCCACAGTGGATAGTAACATATGTGTTGTGCCATGCATCACTTCATTTATTATGTTGTAGACTCATCTTTTCTTGATATGTGTAATGTTTACAGTGCCTACCTATGTTACCACATGCCTCTTTTTCTTTATTAATTAaatgccacatcatctattttgccTACATAAATATGATGTTACCACTTATGTTACTCCCACCATGGGTAGTCTTAGTTGTTATTACGTTCAAAACCTCTTGTCCATCTTCAATCTTTACTGTTCTAATGTCCCCTTAATAATCTGGATGAGAGTGCTCCTACAGCGTGATATGAAAAACATGGGCTACGCTATTGGGCAACATGAATAATATTCTGTGGAGTAGTTGAGAAGTCGGCATGCAAGGTCTCATACGTAGTACAACTATCGTCGCACATCTACTATTGCAGAATTCTTTTATCCGGATGCCCCGTTAGCCTATGACGTTGCATATTCCTCGGATGGTATGAATGTTGTTATGGAAGATTCGGTGTGCAGAGAAACGTTCTTTGAGATTAGGTCGAAGGACAAGGCGCAGTTGACGCTTGGACAGTTGAAGACTTTTCGAAAATATTTAGAAGCACTAGTACAACACTACAGAGTACATCATGTGCCTTGTATAAATATCTCACCCCCTTACGGTTGCATCCTGGTCTCATGAAGGTAAACTACGCTACCAGCAACAACATGAGTTTGCGGTCTCATCTCAAGCGCCTCAACTTGTTGTACAATCGCACTGCCTACAACCTCGTCCTTCCAATTGTTACCACAACCACACTCGGAGCTAGCGCCCTAAAAAAAGTTGCACCATGGCTTACCGCTGCGCTCGGCATTGTGCCCCAACCTAGTGTTATTTGTCCTATCCATATACTCTTTGTCGTTGTTCTACTGATCATCATGGCTACCGTCTACCTTTCACTCCATCGTAGAGCTGTATACCTTGTTGACTATGCTTGCTTTCGGCCAAGCTCCAACTTAAGATTAACAAAGGCAACATTCCTCGAGCATGCGCGTCTCTCACCTTTGTTCGATGATTCTACAGTTAACTTCATTGCTACTATTCTTGAGCGCTCGGGCATGAGCGATCATACATGTGCCCCACCTGTGCATCATTATATACATCCGTATTGTGGGCTTGATGAAGCACGCGCCGAAGTAGAGTTGGTCGTCTTCTCTATCATCGATGACCTTATGGCTAAGACACACATCAACTGCGGTGCGATTGGTGCTCTTATCACGAACTGCGGTGCATTTAGCCCGGTACCATCCATGGCTGACATGATTGTGAACAGATACAAGTTGCGAGGTGATCTTCGTGTCATCAACCTCTCTGGGATGGCGTGCTCTGCAGCGGTGACCTCAGTGGGGCTCGCAAGCAACATGTTGCAGGTCATGCCTTGGGGGTCGCATGTGTTGGTGGTGTCGACGGAGACCATTGGGCCATCTTACTATGGAGGAAATAAGCGCTCCATGCAGTTGGTTAACATCTTGTTCCGCATAGGCGGTGCTGCAAAGTTGTTGTCGACTTCTAGATCCATGGCTCGGTTTAGGCTTGGGCATTTCACGCGGACGATCACAGCGGCAAACAACGTTGCTTACCAGTGTGTTTATCAAgaggaagatgacaagggcaaccTAGGGATTGCTCTCTCTAAAGATCTTATGGATGTCGCTAAGGATGCACTCAAGGCCAATATAATGACAACCGGGCCTCTTGTCCTACCGGCATCAGAGCTTCTCAAGATTTTGTTCTTCTATGTGGCGAAAAAAGTGCTCCGTTGGAGGACGATCAGGCCATACATCCCTAACTTTTCCGTTGCATTTGAGCATTTCTGCATCCATGTTGGTGGACCAGCAGTTATCACCTCAGTACAACATGGTCTTAATCTATCAGACAAGCATGTTGAGCCATCAAAGATGACTCTGCATCGTTTTGGAAACCAGTCGACCTCATCGGTGTGGTATGAGTTATCATACATCGAGGCCAAAGGCTGGATGAAAAAGGGAAACAGGGTGTGGATGATCGGATTTGGTGCAGGGTACGAGTGCAACACTGTTGGGTGGGTGTGTATACAACCATCTTCAGGTATGGATGGACCCTGGGTTAGCTGCATCCATCATTACCCGGTGGACGTCTCCAAGAATGGTTAAATACATAGGAGTAATTTGGTCTACTACTAGATAATCAAATAATAGGACAACACTATTGCGTGTCCAATACATCTTGTGAGTTTTCCAAAAATATGAAAATTCGTAAATATACAAGCGCCTCCATGTCAAAATATAGTGCATTTAAATACTTTAGAATGACTTTAAGGGTAATGATTTGACATTATAGTTAAAAAAATCTAAGGATTTGGCCATAAATTATGAAGTTTGACGCAAGGGAAAACTAAGATGCACCATATTATGACATAGAGTAGTATGATATAGTATGAGAACTTAAGGACAAATGCCTGACCAATTGTGAACCTTACAGAACACAAGAGATCATGTATGCAAAAAAATGATTtatcatgtactccctccgtccggaaatacttgtccgaggaatgaatgtatctagatgtattttagttctaaatacatccatttGTATCCATTTCTATGACAAGTatttctggacggagggagtacgtaaAATTGGCTATACCAATCTATCATTTCAGGTAACTACACTGACAGTACATAAAGTTGTCATGTGGATTCAGTTTAATACAACAACTTGCAAAATGCGACAAACTTCACTTGTGCGATATATTTTTTCCACATCATGCCAACGAGGGATAATCCCTGCATGAAAACAACTGGCTCCGGAATTTTTTGAAAACGACTAGCTCTGGAAATTTTCAACCCTAACCATCTTTGGCCCTTCTCTACTTATCAAGAGCTGGAGGCATTGCCCATTGCGCGGTATAACCAAGAGAGAACGTGGATAGCAGACCCAACT
It encodes:
- the LOC125531220 gene encoding 3-ketoacyl-CoA synthase 5-like, which produces MKVNYATSNNMSLRSHLKRLNLLYNRTAYNLVLPIVTTTTLGASALKKVAPWLTAALGIVPQPSVICPIHILFVVVLLIIMATVYLSLHRRAVYLVDYACFRPSSNLRLTKATFLEHARLSPLFDDSTVNFIATILERSGMSDHTCAPPVHHYIHPYCGLDEARAEVELVVFSIIDDLMAKTHINCGAIGALITNCGAFSPVPSMADMIVNRYKLRGDLRVINLSGMACSAAVTSVGLASNMLQVMPWGSHVLVVSTETIGPSYYGGNKRSMQLVNILFRIGGAAKLLSTSRSMARFRLGHFTRTITAANNVAYQCVYQEEDDKGNLGIALSKDLMDVAKDALKANIMTTGPLVLPASELLKILFFYVAKKVLRWRTIRPYIPNFSVAFEHFCIHVGGPAVITSVQHGLNLSDKHVEPSKMTLHRFGNQSTSSVWYELSYIEAKGWMKKGNRVWMIGFGAGYECNTVGWVCIQPSSGMDGPWVSCIHHYPVDVSKNG